A genomic region of Enterococcus sp. 12C11_DIV0727 contains the following coding sequences:
- a CDS encoding GNAT family N-acetyltransferase yields the protein MILRELTSTDEQKYLAFVKEWTNAGASKITPSSVHLNGLTFQEWLVKLEKDKLSEQNDFVPAETLFLEVANKLVGAVQLRYKLTEGLVQIGGNIGFGVVPFERGKGYANVLLAQSLEIFQKRGFSKVMLTCDKINMSSKKTIQKNGGILSAEYLVEGTIVQRFWIELAVAKNSE from the coding sequence ATGATTCTAAGAGAGTTGACTTCAACAGATGAACAAAAGTATTTGGCATTTGTCAAAGAATGGACAAATGCAGGAGCCTCTAAAATAACACCATCCTCTGTTCATTTAAATGGGCTAACCTTTCAAGAGTGGCTAGTGAAACTTGAAAAAGATAAACTTAGTGAACAGAACGATTTTGTTCCAGCAGAGACACTCTTTCTGGAAGTAGCGAACAAATTAGTTGGAGCTGTTCAATTAAGATACAAGTTGACCGAGGGACTAGTACAAATTGGCGGTAATATTGGTTTTGGTGTCGTGCCTTTTGAACGGGGAAAAGGGTATGCTAATGTGCTACTTGCTCAATCACTAGAAATTTTTCAAAAGCGTGGATTTTCTAAAGTAATGCTTACCTGTGACAAAATAAATATGAGCTCAAAAAAAACAATCCAAAAAAATGGAGGTATATTATCCGCTGAATATTTGGTTGAAGGAACCATAGTTCAGCGATTTTGGATTGAGTTAGCAGTGGCAAAAAATAGCGAGTAA
- a CDS encoding phosphoenolpyruvate hydrolase family protein: MRKTRTEILADFRQQIAAGNILLGVGAGTGITAKSSEAGGTDMLIIYNSGRYRMAGRGSLAGLLSYGDANQIVVEMGAEVLPVVEKTPVLAGVCGTDPFRVMDVFLKQLKEQGFSGVQNFPTVGLIDGVFRQNLEETGMGYDLEVEMIAKAHELDLLTTPYVFDPEQARKMAQAGADMIVAHMGLTTKGSIGAQTALTLEESAKRVQEIADAAKEINPEILVICHGGPIAEPKDAQYIIEHTTGVHGFFGASSIERFAAEKGIKEQTQAFKNIR, translated from the coding sequence ATGAGAAAAACAAGAACAGAAATCTTAGCCGACTTTCGTCAACAAATCGCTGCAGGAAACATTTTATTAGGCGTGGGAGCAGGAACCGGGATCACCGCCAAAAGTTCTGAAGCAGGTGGAACGGATATGCTGATTATTTACAATTCAGGACGTTACAGAATGGCTGGACGCGGTTCGCTCGCTGGATTATTATCTTATGGCGATGCCAACCAAATCGTCGTGGAAATGGGTGCAGAAGTCCTTCCAGTCGTCGAAAAAACACCAGTTTTAGCAGGGGTATGCGGGACTGATCCATTTCGTGTAATGGATGTCTTCTTGAAACAATTAAAAGAACAAGGTTTTTCTGGTGTTCAAAATTTTCCAACCGTAGGATTAATTGATGGCGTCTTCAGACAAAATTTAGAAGAAACAGGTATGGGGTATGATTTAGAAGTTGAAATGATTGCGAAAGCTCACGAATTAGATCTTTTAACAACACCATATGTTTTTGATCCTGAGCAAGCACGAAAAATGGCACAAGCCGGTGCAGACATGATCGTAGCTCACATGGGACTAACAACTAAAGGAAGTATTGGTGCCCAAACCGCTCTAACGTTAGAAGAATCTGCCAAACGTGTTCAAGAAATTGCAGACGCAGCCAAAGAAATCAACCCAGAAATCTTGGTGATCTGTCATGGTGGACCAATCGCAGAACCAAAAGATGCTCAATACATCATAGAGCATACAACTGGTGTTCATGGCTTTTTCGGCGCTTCAAGCATTGAACGATTTGCTGCTGAAAAAGGAATCAAAGAACAAACTCAAGCATTTAAGAACATTCGTTAA
- a CDS encoding phosphoenolpyruvate hydrolase family protein produces the protein MEQKQMTQLKKQVQAGKRVIGVAAGSGLAAKVAENGGADFILALNSGKFRQMGVSSLAGWLPFSNANEMVMDYGRREILPRVKNSPVFFGFNGTDPTINKKEWLLAIKANGFAGINNFPTVGMFDGQFREWLDENNLSYDQEVASIKLAHELGLLTIAFVFNQTQTKQMLAAGADIICVHLGLTGGGTVGAKKILSLEAGKKIANELFAICEKVDPKVIRMIYGGPVDSPLDADYMFKQTTAHGYIGGSSFERTPVEDSIGQITNKFKTAGILESNKKLYQLLEELEQHYDYIDFTQKYIADHYMDEIKLTELADIMHVSRQHLGTLFKEKMGITFSDYLTSYRLNQAITILENKTVSIGELAQMVGYTDAAYFSRAFKKYTGFSPNAFRSSKNMVETEAVDPSN, from the coding sequence GTGGAACAAAAACAAATGACTCAGCTTAAAAAACAGGTTCAAGCTGGAAAACGAGTTATCGGCGTGGCAGCGGGCTCAGGTTTAGCCGCAAAAGTGGCCGAAAATGGTGGTGCTGACTTCATTTTAGCATTGAATTCTGGAAAATTTCGACAAATGGGGGTTAGCTCCTTGGCAGGCTGGCTGCCTTTTTCGAATGCTAATGAGATGGTGATGGACTATGGTCGAAGAGAGATTTTGCCTAGAGTAAAAAATAGTCCAGTCTTCTTTGGCTTTAACGGAACTGATCCTACAATCAATAAAAAAGAATGGCTACTGGCAATAAAAGCAAATGGCTTTGCTGGAATCAATAACTTCCCAACTGTGGGGATGTTTGATGGTCAATTTAGAGAATGGTTAGACGAAAATAATTTAAGTTACGACCAAGAAGTTGCCTCTATTAAACTTGCACATGAATTAGGGCTACTGACAATCGCCTTTGTCTTCAATCAAACACAAACAAAACAAATGTTAGCTGCAGGTGCTGATATCATTTGTGTTCATTTAGGCCTGACTGGTGGTGGAACAGTTGGTGCAAAAAAGATTCTATCTTTAGAAGCTGGAAAAAAAATAGCCAATGAATTATTTGCCATCTGTGAAAAAGTCGATCCAAAAGTCATTCGCATGATTTATGGTGGACCTGTGGATAGTCCGTTGGATGCAGACTATATGTTTAAACAAACTACGGCTCACGGTTACATCGGTGGTTCTTCATTTGAGCGAACGCCTGTTGAAGACAGTATTGGGCAAATCACTAATAAATTCAAAACAGCTGGCATTCTTGAATCTAATAAAAAGCTTTATCAACTGTTGGAGGAATTAGAACAACATTACGATTATATTGATTTCACTCAAAAATATATTGCCGATCACTATATGGATGAAATCAAATTAACGGAACTTGCAGACATCATGCATGTCAGCCGCCAACATCTAGGGACTTTATTTAAAGAAAAAATGGGAATTACTTTTTCTGATTATTTAACCAGTTATCGACTCAATCAGGCTATCACTATTTTAGAAAATAAGACGGTTTCTATCGGAGAGCTAGCTCAAATGGTTGGATATACTGATGCAGCTTATTTTAGCCGTGCCTTTAAAAAATATACTGGATTTTCGCCAAATGCGTTCCGCTCCTCTAAAAATATGGTGGAAACAGAAGCGGTTGATCCCTCTAACTAA